Proteins found in one Lycium ferocissimum isolate CSIRO_LF1 chromosome 6, AGI_CSIRO_Lferr_CH_V1, whole genome shotgun sequence genomic segment:
- the LOC132060587 gene encoding SKP1-like protein 11 encodes MASSSATTEQKKMLILKSSDGEEFELEESVAVQCGTIKNMVEEDFSHIPLPNVDAKTLSKIMEYMKKHAETDSNEEEIKDFDKKFVQGTFNDLYELVLAANYLHNSGLMDLLCQSIADRIKNKSVKAVREIFNVTNDFTPEEEAEVRKEHLWAHEEGQFDESLD; translated from the coding sequence ATGGCATCATCATCAGCAACAACGGAGCAGAAAAAAATGCTGATATTGAAATCCTCCGACGGCGAAGAATTTGAATTGGAAGAATCCGTCGCCGTTCAATGTGGAACCATCAAAAACATGGTGGAGGAAGATTTCAGCCATATCCCGCTTCCAAACGTTGATGCCAAAACCCTAAGCAAAATTatggaatacatgaagaagcaCGCCGAGACTGATTCGAACgaagaagaaatcaaagatttcGACAAGAAATTCGTGCAAGGTACCTTCAACGACTTGTATGAACTTGTACTAGCCGCAAATTACCTTCACAATAGTGGTTTGATGGATCTCTTGTGCCAGTCGATTGCCGACAGAATTAAGAACAAGTCAGTAAAAGCTGTTCGGGAGATATTCAATGTCACTAATGATTTCACACCAGAGGAAGAAGCAGAGGTTCGTAAGGAACATCTGTGGGCGCATGAAGAAGGACAATTTGACGAATCTCTTGATTAG